The Sandaracinus amylolyticus genomic interval CGTCACTGCAGCGAGAACACGCGCGCGGCTTCGGCCGCGGTGTAGCGACGTCGCGTGTTCACGTCGGAGAACGTCGTCGTCGTCACGTCGCCGCTCACCTCGGTCATCACCATCGTGCGCAGCGACGTGCCCTCGCCCTCGAACCGGATCTCGCGCAGGAAACGATCGAGCGGCGACGCGCGCGGCGCGAGCGTCAGAGTCCAATTGGCACCCTCGCGCGGCGTGAACTGCACGCGATAGACACGCTCCAGCGCCGCGCGATCGCCGCGCAGCAATTCCGAGAACGTGTCGACGAAGCTGCGCACGACCGGCTGCGCCGCGAGGTCGATGCGCTCCACGCGCCCGCCCTCGCTCATGCGCAGCTCGTCGCCGTCGATGAGCACGACCTGCGGGCTCGGCGACGTCGTGCGGCGCGCCAGTCGT includes:
- a CDS encoding LolA family protein, producing the protein MRSWSAFLLLSASMLVASVTSAQQGAPSLDAILASFRGVEGMELRFREEKRIALLSVPAISEGTVHYMRPGRLARRTTSPSPQVVLIDGDELRMSEGGRVERIDLAAQPVVRSFVDTFSELLRGDRAALERVYRVQFTPREGANWTLTLAPRASPLDRFLREIRFEGEGTSLRTMVMTEVSGDVTTTTFSDVNTRRRYTAAEAARVFSLQ